Genomic DNA from Pedosphaera parvula Ellin514:
ACCATTGATCCAGTAACCGGGCTTGGATCGCTTCCTACAACAATTCCTCCTTCAACCAGCGATCAGTTGATTACTGGAGGGCTTCGGAATACCGCTGGTACTGCTACTGTTCCCACTATCGCAACCGTAACCGGGTTGCTCACGGATCCTCAGTTCCGTGTCGCCATTCGTGCGTTGGAACAGCGCGATGGAGTTGATCTGCTCACGGCCCCGGACGTTACGACAGAGAGTGGACGACAAGCTCAAATCCAGGCGATCGACATTCAAACGATCGTTACCGGGCAGCAGTTCGGACAAGGTGCCAATGGAGCAAACGCTGCCAGCGGAGTTGGTTCGACGGTAATCCAAAATACGGCCACTACTTCGCAATACACGACACAAACGCTCCCATTCGGCCCCGTGCTAGATGTCATTCCTTACGTCTCGGCCGACGAGTTCTCCGTGCAAATGACGATTATCCCAACCGTTACTGAATTCGTTCAGTATGACCCGCCTGGCCCGTTTGTTCCCCAAGCGTCCGCCATTGCGGGTGGAACAAGTGTTGTTGGTGCTTTGCCCCTGCCGCACTTCCGTATGCGTCAAGTAACCACCAGCGTTACTGTTTGGGATTCTCAGACAGTTGTTCTTGGTGGTCTCATCACTGACAGCGTTACCAAAATCAAGGACCAAGTTCCGCTTCTGGGTGATATGCCATTTGTGGGACGGCTCTTCCGTAGCGAATCATCCCAAAAGACGAAAAAGAACCTGGTCATTTTTGTAACGCCGACAATCATTAATCCTGATGGATCGCGCTACCACTCGGATGATGAAATGCCCTTCGCAGCGAACTCGTTTCCGCCGCAGAAGCCAATTACACAATAATCAAGGACTAAAGCTTGCAAGTCTCTCTCCATTATGATGTTCCGAAGGGGAGAGGCTTTTTACAGTTGCAAATTCAGAACCGCGTATAAGCGGCAAAGCTGTTTAAACCATGATGCAAAAAAGGATGCTGCCAGGATTAAAGTGCGGGAACGTTTCTGAAAGCCACTGTCGCGTCCATCTTGAGACAAATAATGCCAAGAAATCATGGACACTGGTAAGCCCATTTGATACAAAACTAGGAAAATCTTATGCCACTATTGCAGCGCGTCTGTAGAACACTTGGAACGTTGTGCTTGGTTGTGCCCGGCATTGCTTTCGGACAGGCAAGTTATGTGCGTCAAGGAGGAGAGTATGCTCCCGCTGGCAATCTGGCAGCTGATCAAGTTCATCCTTCCGTAAGCATCAATACCTCGGGTGGCTTTGTCGTCTGGCAAGACAATATTAGCGATGGGGACGGTCTCGGCATTAGCGTGCAAAAATTGGATAATACCTTCTCGCGCTCATTTGCTCCATTTCGCGTTAATCAACAAAGTGTGGCCGATCAGGAAAATCCTCAGGTCTCATTGCTGAACAATGGCGGTGCAGCATTTGTTTGGCAGGGCGGGCAACAGGGATATCAGCACATCTACGCCAGATTTCTCTCCACCTCGAACACTTGGGTAACCGGGGACATAATGGTGAACGCTACGACCAACTATTTCCAGATGAATCCCGTGTTGGCCACCCTGACCAACGGAAATGTGATCGTGGCATGGTCAAGCCTGAACCAGGATGGGAGCATGCAAGGCGTGTATGCCCAACAATTGACACCCGCCGGAGCCAAGGTTGGCACCGAGTTTCAGGTGAACCAATACACCTCCTACAATCAACGCACTCCAACCGTGGCTGCTCTTGCGAATGGGAACTTTGTCATTGCCTGGGTGTCGGAACAACAGCGTACGGCAGCAACAACCAACGGGCCAGCAGCCAGTGTAGACATTTACGCGCGTCTTTACAATTCCGCTTCGTCTCCATTGGCAGGCGAATTTATTGTAAATGGAGCAAACAATATCTGCGCTAATCCAAGCGTCGCTAGTTCATCGGACGGTGGTTTTTGCTTAAGTTGGAGTCAGAAGGACACAAGCGTCTTTGAAAATAGTTGGGATGTCTGCAGCCGAAGTTTCTTAACAGCTGGAACTGGCGGTGTGATCAGATTTGTAAACACGCAGCGTTACGGAGATCAGTATGCTCCTAGAATTGCCGCTTGTGGCACTGATTACATGGTCATCTGGACCAGTTTGGGTCAAGACGGCTCCCGTGAAGGTGTTTACGGCCAATTCCTGCATAGCGATGGGTCCCCAGCCGGGGGAGAGTTCCGAGTCAACAGTTCAACTGCCGGTCAGCAAATCCAGCCGACACTTGCTGCCGATGGCTCCAAACGTTTTCTGGCAGTCTGGACCAGTTACACTGGCATTGCTACGAGCTTCGATTTGTTTGCCCAGCGCTATGCCACTTCGCAACTGCCCTTGCTCGCGCCCGCCAAACCATTCGCCACCGCCATTAACTCAAGTCGCCTGACAATCACCTGGCCTTTACTCGCGGGATTTAACCTGGATCACTGGGAGTTATACGTCGATGGGGCTGCGACGCCCATTATTGTCACAACTAATGTGTGGACAATGAGCGGCCTGGCACCGAACAGCACACATACATTTCGTCTGGCCTACGTCCTGACCGATACTCGGCACTCACCCTTGTCTGCGACCGCCACAGGTACGACGTGGGGCTCGGACGATAACGCGGACGGTTTACCGGATGATTGGCAAGCCCAATATTGGGGTAGTAATCCAGCGAACTGGCCCGCACCAAACACGCTTTTGGCTCCCGGTGGACCAACAGTTCTACAGGCATTCCAATCGGGCAGCAATCCACTGGATCCGAATACCTGGTTCAAGGTTGCGACAATATCTACAGCCCAAGGTCAATTCCTGATCTGGAACACCCAGCCCGGCTCAGTTTACCAGGTTATGACTTCAAGTGGCATACCGTCGCAATGGTCAAACTTCGGTCTGGCTAGATTCGCGGCGGGTACGAATGATTCAGTGTTTTTGGGCAGAAATCCAATTGGTTCGTTTAATTTCTATAAAGTTAGCCGCCTGCGCTATTAAATTTTATGTTGCAAATGATCAAACGATTCTACTGGGTAATGGTCTTCGCAGCTGTGACCCAGGTGGCCTCCGCGTTTTCCTTGATCGGTCCTTACGAGGCCTATCAAGTAGACACTATTGGTTATCACCTGCCTGGAGACATTGGCGCGCCAAAAAATCTGCTGAGCGAGTATCGATGGAACACTCCGACAATTTATTATGCCTACGATGAGGCGTTCACTGGTTTCTTCAGATCAAATGGAACTTTTGCTGTGGATCAGGCTTTTAGCTTGCTTAACAACCTGAAGAATCTGTCAAGTTATAGTCCGGAACTCTCAGAGTTCTCGTTGAATACGAGCCGGTATAATTATGAGGCTCAGGCTCTTGCCTTGATCGATTTGAAATCGGTCGCGCTGTCAGTAATCGTTGAGGAGTTGGGGTTGACGGACCCCGAGCGTTGGGTATGGACTTTAAGGGGGCGTGTCACACAGCCGGGCGCTTCCTGTCCGTTCATGATTTACACCACGGAAATGCGCAATTACGATCCTCTGAGTAATGCCTACAGTCCTTATGTCAACGGAACTCTGTGGAGTTACCTCATTATTGAAAACTGCGGCGTAGGAGGACCGCCAAGCGCAATATCGCTTACATTCCCTGTCGACCCAACAGCACCCAATGGGACACCAGTTGTATCATTGGTGAATGGTAGGAGTACTAGCGGTTTCGGTTTATTCTTCAACGGTTTATCGCGGGATGACGTGGGTGGTCTTCGATATCTCATGGGGACGAACAATTATAATGTCGAAACAGTGGAGACGAATAGTCTGCAATTCGTTACAAACCGCTTCAGCCAGTTGCTCGTCACGACAAATTTAACGACACTGATTGCGCAATCACTCACTAACGACCCAGTATCACTGACTGCACTCTTTCCAGGGCTGATCATCGACAGTTTTACGAACTTTTTCGTCAACGTGATCACCACTAACTTTACAGCCACTTTCGTAAATAAACCTTTTGTCCCAGCCTTTACACCGGCCAGTCTTGTACTGACGACAAACTTCACTACGAATGCTGCAGTTCGTTTCATTTACAAGTTTGCGAATGTCGTCACAAACACCTACTTTACAAAGGGCTTTGTAACAATTACCGATACCTCCGTGACGAATGGTGGGTCTTGGACGCCAACAGGCGCCAGTCTGGTCACAAATGTCACCACGCGAACGGTTATTACCAACATAGCGAACGGCACATTTTACCTAATTCCATCCAATACGTGTGGTGTTCAAATAATAAACACCCAACTTGTCTCCCTGGTAACTTTTACGAATACAATCGCTGGAATTACTAACGTGGCAGGAGTGACGAATATAGACGGTCAGAACTTCCGACGTGACATTATTACCTATAACACAAATTTTAGTTTGATTGTCTATCCGATCTTGTGTGTTACGAACTCGGTGGATAAGCGTGAAGGTATTGACCACATCAAATTTGTTCGAGTTGATTTGGATCCAATCAGCGGAAGAATCAAGAATGGACCCATCACGAATATCTACCACCTGGTTTCAGTCAATCAAACAAATCCGCAACCGACAATTCAAACATTCATTCGGGTGCTCAATTTTCCAGATTGGTTGTTTTCAGGGATAGAGGATCCGTCACCTCTGGGTGATGCAGCTGTTTATCGAGAATTTCCACGTTTCACACCAGTGCCAAACTTTGGCACAAATGCCGGACCAGGAATCCTCCAGGGGCCTGTTGACTTTTTGTTCAATATAAACGGGCCGCTTATTGTAAACTTCTATTCTACAAATTTCTTCCTAAACGGATTGCCTCAGGCACAGGGTCAAACGAATTTTGTTTGGGGATCTTTTGATAGTTCCACGAATGCGCCCATTGTTTACCCTGAGTCATATACGATTACAAACATTGACAACCTGCTCTTTTTCTACGTGATAACCACTGCGCCTCCGGATGGTCGAGTGGGGGTATCGTACAGCACACAGCTTGATACCGCAGGCGGGCAGGCCCCATTTCTCTGGTCGCTCAATGCCTCCTCGGCGGGCTTGCCGGATGGCTTGACTCTCTCACCGGATGGAGTCATTAGTGGCACGCCTACGACGGAAGGGATTTACGATTTCACCGTTGATGTGACGGAGAGTGGGGGCCGAACAACAACTCAGGATCTATCGATAAACATTACGCCTTGAGTAAGCGGAGATTAAATCTGAAGAGTTAACCGAAGTATATGAAGCGATTTACGACTGCCCTAACAACCCTGTGTCTCCTGGCGTGTGTCTTGACCATGAAGGCGGCGTCGCCACTTTATGAAAATGATGGCTCAGTTGTCGCCCCGCCACAGGTAATTCCGCAAATAGATGCTACAAATTTTGTAAATAAGGGGGTCATGAGCCTCAATTTTCAAGGGACAGGCCAAAATTTACAATACCTTGAAACCGCGGATACACTAAACTTTACCAATACTGGTTATATGATAGCCAATACTGGATTCAAGTTTGATACTTTTGCGGGAGGTCCGGGCGGCAATGGGAGTCGTCGGCAAGCCGCCAACTGGAACAATAGTGGAAACGTGTTTGCTGGACCGACCAACTCCATAGTGACAGTTAGTTTCTTCCAGTTTTTATTCCAGCAGGAATCGGCGTTGCTTCAAGTATGGTCGACAAACATCGTTAACCAAGGGACGGTAGGCTTGGCCTCTGACGGTCTCATCACGTTAACTGGGAAAAATATTGACCTGACGCGTGGCCATCTGGCAGGGGCTGGAAGTTTTGGATTCTATGATAATTTTTGGGGAATTGGAACTGAAACGAATGGTAGCGATTTTTATGATACGGCCTTCGCTATCAGTAGCATTGAACCAGTGACCTTCCCA
This window encodes:
- a CDS encoding Ig domain-containing protein; amino-acid sequence: MLQMIKRFYWVMVFAAVTQVASAFSLIGPYEAYQVDTIGYHLPGDIGAPKNLLSEYRWNTPTIYYAYDEAFTGFFRSNGTFAVDQAFSLLNNLKNLSSYSPELSEFSLNTSRYNYEAQALALIDLKSVALSVIVEELGLTDPERWVWTLRGRVTQPGASCPFMIYTTEMRNYDPLSNAYSPYVNGTLWSYLIIENCGVGGPPSAISLTFPVDPTAPNGTPVVSLVNGRSTSGFGLFFNGLSRDDVGGLRYLMGTNNYNVETVETNSLQFVTNRFSQLLVTTNLTTLIAQSLTNDPVSLTALFPGLIIDSFTNFFVNVITTNFTATFVNKPFVPAFTPASLVLTTNFTTNAAVRFIYKFANVVTNTYFTKGFVTITDTSVTNGGSWTPTGASLVTNVTTRTVITNIANGTFYLIPSNTCGVQIINTQLVSLVTFTNTIAGITNVAGVTNIDGQNFRRDIITYNTNFSLIVYPILCVTNSVDKREGIDHIKFVRVDLDPISGRIKNGPITNIYHLVSVNQTNPQPTIQTFIRVLNFPDWLFSGIEDPSPLGDAAVYREFPRFTPVPNFGTNAGPGILQGPVDFLFNINGPLIVNFYSTNFFLNGLPQAQGQTNFVWGSFDSSTNAPIVYPESYTITNIDNLLFFYVITTAPPDGRVGVSYSTQLDTAGGQAPFLWSLNASSAGLPDGLTLSPDGVISGTPTTEGIYDFTVDVTESGGRTTTQDLSINITP
- a CDS encoding fibronectin type III domain-containing protein, with the protein product MPLLQRVCRTLGTLCLVVPGIAFGQASYVRQGGEYAPAGNLAADQVHPSVSINTSGGFVVWQDNISDGDGLGISVQKLDNTFSRSFAPFRVNQQSVADQENPQVSLLNNGGAAFVWQGGQQGYQHIYARFLSTSNTWVTGDIMVNATTNYFQMNPVLATLTNGNVIVAWSSLNQDGSMQGVYAQQLTPAGAKVGTEFQVNQYTSYNQRTPTVAALANGNFVIAWVSEQQRTAATTNGPAASVDIYARLYNSASSPLAGEFIVNGANNICANPSVASSSDGGFCLSWSQKDTSVFENSWDVCSRSFLTAGTGGVIRFVNTQRYGDQYAPRIAACGTDYMVIWTSLGQDGSREGVYGQFLHSDGSPAGGEFRVNSSTAGQQIQPTLAADGSKRFLAVWTSYTGIATSFDLFAQRYATSQLPLLAPAKPFATAINSSRLTITWPLLAGFNLDHWELYVDGAATPIIVTTNVWTMSGLAPNSTHTFRLAYVLTDTRHSPLSATATGTTWGSDDNADGLPDDWQAQYWGSNPANWPAPNTLLAPGGPTVLQAFQSGSNPLDPNTWFKVATISTAQGQFLIWNTQPGSVYQVMTSSGIPSQWSNFGLARFAAGTNDSVFLGRNPIGSFNFYKVSRLRY